The genomic interval CTAATTACCTGTGCAGGCGCCGTAATTATTGGAAATTATACGTTTTGCAAAACAAAAAAACCAGGTCAGAAGCCTTCCGGCAACGATCTGGTCTTTTTATGTAAACTGGCTTCTGATGAAAATCCGTAAAGAATGGTTGTTATTTATGGACGGGGAAAGAGCGGGTTAGAGGATTTTCTCAAAGAAATCTTTTTGATATTCGCGGGGAGATTTACCAATTGATTTTTTAAAAACCCTGTTGAAATTGGTAACATTATCAAAGCCGGTTTGGTAGGATACATCCGAAAAACTATCAAATTTGCCCGAAACGATCATTTTACAGGCTTCATTTACGCGTACTTCATTCAGAAAACTAACGAAGGTTTTATCCGTATGTTTTTTAAAATACCGGCAAAATGCCTGCGGCGTAAGACTGGCAATACCTGATATCTCTGCCAGGGAAATGTGGTTTTTGTAATTCGTTACCAGATATTGAAAAATCTGGTCCATCCGAATTCCTTCAACATCCGAAATAATCTGTTCGCTGTTGTTGGTAGCGAGCGGCTGCATGTTACTGATCGTAGAAAACTGATGCAGCAATGTAATAAATGCCGCTACACGCAGGCTTTCGGTACTTTGCCGTATTCCGGTAATCGTTTTTTTTATAATTTCGGCAGAAGATTCAGGAATCTGGAAACCATTATGAAGCCCGTCTACAAATTTTCTGATTACAGCCATTTCGGGCAGACTAAGGATATTTGCGGATAGATGATTGGGATCGAAAAAGACAGAAATAGAATGGATCTGCTTTTTTCTTCTGGGTTGAAATAGGCTTCATCACTCTTAAAGATATGGGATTGATTTGCGCCAATAATGTAAACGTCGCCGGCTTCAAAACGCTGCATATAATTGCCGGCGAGCAACATACCGGAACCTTCAACAACCCATTCGATCTGTACTTCACGGTGCCTGTGCAAATGATTGTAGTAATGAGGCAGAATATCCTCCTGAACCACAATTGTGCTCTCTTTAGGAACGGGAATAGTGAATTGTACAACTTTCATGCGAACTTTAAAATGAGTTTAATCTGCAAGCGGTACCGAATTAAATCTTTACATTGGTACGCTTAATATGGCATACTTTAGATAAAAATAAAAGGGTATCTTTATCTAATTGTAAAAACACCCATGTAAATCAAAGATAGAATTATAAATAAAATATGTCAGATAGAAGATGAATCCTTTCTGGCAGAGCTTGAAGTTATTATTTCTAACCTTCAGGACGGAGAAAGTGTTCCTTATAGACTAAGTTCGGAAATGGTGCAATCTATAAACCGTGCAGAGGAAGATATTTAATAGGGCAGAACTGCAACTCATGAGCAGGTATGAGTGAAATGAAAGAATGGATCGGCAGTAATAATTAATTTACCTCCGGCCAGCCATCTTCATCCCAGTTCAGTTCTTCAACACGTAATTTGGAACGGCCTTTGTCATGTGCATCATAGCCATGGAAAATCAGGTAATCTTTTCCGTCAAATGTGCAAACGGCATTATGGCCGACTCCGTACCAGTTCGCATCACCATGCATTAACAAAGTTCCACCGCCTTTGGTCATAGGTTTGTTTTCCTTATCCACATAGGGCCCTGTAAGTTTCTGTGAACGGCCTACACGCATTTTATATGTACTTTTTTCGCCTTTGCAGCAATAATCGTAGGAAGCAAAAAGGTAATAATATGTGTTTCTTTTAAAAATAAACGGCGCTTCAATAGCTCCGTTTCCAGCCAGTGAATCGGCACTGGTTCCGTTTCGGGGAACACTGGCAATTGTATGCCATTCCTGCAAATCTGTGGCAATAGATTTTGCATCTTCACTCAATTTAACCAGTTTGAGCCCGTTCCAGAACGAGCCGAAAGCAAGCCAGGGTTTTTGGCCATCGTCTAAAATAAAATTGGGATCAATGGCATTCCATTCATCTCTGCCCGGAACGGATTCAATTACTTTGCCATGATCTTTCCATTCATAATCCGGATGATCTGGATCCAGCGTTTTGTTCGTGGCAAGCCCGATACAGGACCGGTTTTTCCCAAAAGTCGAGATTGAATAATACAGATAATAGAGACCATTGAAATACGAAATGTCCGGTGCCCAGATGTGCCCTTTAAAACCCGGAACTGCTTTTACGGCCCATTCGGGAGGAGAATTGAAAACGGGTTTTTCACGCTTCCAGTTTTTCATATCCTTGGAAGACCAGGCACTGATCCCACGTCCGGTTGCAAACAAATAGTAAATCCCGTCTTGCCTGATCATCACAGGATCATGAACAGGAATATTTGTTTGTAAAGAATCCTGAGCACCGGAAATTCCGGCACTCAGGATGAAAATGATCAGACAAGCAATGTGCTTTACCATCAATTTACTTCAGTTGGATTTTTTGAGTTGCCCCAAATAACATTTCACCGATTCCGGAAGTTTTTACGCCTATTCTGGCAAACACATAATCACGGCCGGCTAATGCTGCGGGCAAAGTTGTGGTCAGTGTGATTGGTTTTGACAAGTCGGTGATGGTTGCTGCGAGTTGTTCCACATTCACTGCATTATTATTAGGATCCAGAATTGAGGTAGTTCCAACATATAAATTGACTCTTTCCAATGTACGCGTTGTGTCGGTCTGCTGTAAATTAAAAGTGGCAGAAACCTTACCTTCTCCTTTGGAATAAACATCGTTTTTAAACACAAAATAAGGTTTTACAGGAACATCCAGTTCTTTTGTCCCGCGTAATTCCACCTCAATCGTATCGGTATTATCGACCCATGGCCCGTTCCCGCGAAGACGGACCAGCTTGTAGTTTCCGTCAAACAGCGAAGCAGAAAATGTTCCGTCCTGATTGATATAAACCGGAATTTTGGTAAATAACTGATAACCGCGCTGCCATATTTCCAGCTGCACGCCATTGGATCTGACGCCTACTGCTTGTCCGTCATAGATAACCCGGCCTTTTAAAACAGATTTGGGCTCAACCCGGTTGTCTTTTTCGCAGGACAAAAATGTGATTGAAAAAGCCATTGCGAGGAAAAGCAACGGGATGTTTATATTATATTTCGTTTTCATGATTTCTATAATTAATGAAAAGGATTACGGACAATTTTGGGGTTATTATCGATCACAAGCTGCTCAATGGACGAATAATAATTACCCATCTGGAAGAAACGCGGAGCCCTGAAACGTGGCGCAACCAATTTATCAAACACATATTTGCCGTTTGACTCATGGCCCGGACGTACAACGCGATATGGGTATAATGCATAGATCATGGCATCCGGATTAGATGTATTTCCATTCCATACTTCATGTGCAATCCGCCAGCGTTTCAAATCCCACACTCGGTGGTCTTCGAAAGCAAGTTCTACCCGGCGTTCATTCTGCAGGCGCTGGATCGTAAGTGTTTTAAGGCTGCCTGCTCCAAAACCTGCTCTTTCCCGTACTACATTTACATACTTTAATGCGTCCGCCGTTTTGGCCAGTTCTAGTGCTGCTTCACTCGCATTCAGGTAAATCTCTCCCAGACGGAACCGGACCCACCACATATCACTGCGAATTCCGCGTGTACTCGACATGGCTGTCTGATCCACATATTTTCTCAGATAAAAACCTGAATTGGTTACTTCCGTTTGTGAGCGCTGCGGACCGGAAGAACCGGTGAGTAATTTGCCGTCATCATAAGTAGAACCTAAAACATTGGATTCCACATTCTGGTAAGTGCCCGAAGTTGCATTCCAGACCTTCACACCTGCCTGTATCTGTACCGGTATTCCCCGAAATGAAGTTCCCGGATAAATGATCGTTCCGTACAAACGTGCATCTTTATTGGCAAAAATATCCTGCGGATTGGTGTAGTAGATATAGTCGGTATTGCCGGTATTTCTTGTTTTCAGCTCACCGGAAGTTCCGTCCAGATATTCGTAATCTTCCACCAGATTCAGCGAAGGCGTAATTGATGAAGATGAAAGATTGTCTTCTCTCACATTCCGCGCAACATTGTCATAAGTAAAACCATGTCTCTTGTCTTTGCTTACCAGGAAATCCTGGGCCAGGATCACTTCCGGATTGGCTGATTTCTTCGTAATAGCATCATAAAAGTTTTCCCCCAAATTCGGATTTGTTTTATAAAGCTGGTAAACGCCGCTGTTAATAATTTCCTCAGAAGCAGCGAGGGATTTTGCATAATAATCGGCAGCTCTTGAAGCCGGAATACCCACTTCACCTCCCGCAGTTGCAATAGGAGATGATAATCTGCTGTTGTATTTGGCGATAGATCCGGCGTATAACATCGCCCGGCTTTTGAGCGCCATAGCCGTATATTTATTTGCACGCGTATTGCTGACACCATTGCCAAGCTGATCTTTGATGGCATCCAGTTCAGATGCAATGAAGTCATACACTTCTTCTTCCTTGTTACGTGGCTGCTGAAGATAAGACGGATCGCCGTTATAATCATAAATAAGCTGCTTGGTCACCAATGGTACACCACCCATTCTTTTCGCCAGTTCAAAATAAACGAAAGCTCTTAAAAAGCGTAATTCAGCTGAAAACTGACTTTTTTCGGTTGCAGAAAGAGAAGTTCCGAATTTTTCTATGTTTTCGAGTGCAAGGTTTATATCCCTTACCAGGCCATAATCCCAATATCTCCAGCGCTCAAAACCATAAGCGACAATGTTATTTCTGGCATCGTCATTGTTGGACCACATGGCCTCGTCATAGGCTGCAAAATCCTGCCAGCCTTCTTTGATTGGGGCCGTTGCAGTGGTTGTGGAACCATGGTTTAAGTCGACATGATAGGGCAGGCGGTCATAATAATTGGCCAGCAATCCGGTGATCAGCTTGGAGTCGTTCCAGATCTGGTCTTCCAGGATAATGTTCTGAGGCTTTCTGTCAAGCCAGTCTTCGGCGCATCCGGACAATACCAGGATGGTGAAGATTAAGATAATATGTTTTGATAATCGTGGCATAGCTTATTAGAATTAGAAAGTGATGTTAAAACCTGCATTAAACAGTCGCTGCTGCGGATAAACCAACGCACTGCCCGAAGAGATTTCAGGATCGATATTATACTTTTTCACATTGTCGATGGAGAACAGGTTACTAGCGTTGACGTAGATACGTAATCCGTTGCTGCCGATTTTTTTGAAGACTTTCTGGTCAAAATTATAGCCCAGTTCAAGGTTTCGCAGCCTGATATACCGTACGTTGGTAATCCAGAAATCACTTTTACGGAAATTGGCATGGCTGGAATTGTCTTTACGAATGGCAGGATAAGTTCCCGGGACCCATTCGCTTGTTGGATCGAAAGGATCTTCACGATGCCAGCGGTCTTCCAGTATATATTCTGGGGAAGTACCATTGTTCTGGTAAGGTATTTTCATTTCAAAATTGCGCTGCCAGCTTTGAAGAGATGCTCCTGCAAAATCAAAAAACAATGAAAAACCTTTATAAGAAACACTGCTGTTCAATGCAAAACTCAGATAGGGATTGGCTCCTTCTGCATAACCGATCGGGCGTTCATCAAGATTGTTGATAATGCCGTCGTTGTTTACATCTTTGTAGATAAAGTCACCCGGTAATTGTGTCCTGTTTCCCTGTCCGTCATTGTTTACCGTGTGGCCTTCAATTTCCTGCTGTGACTGAAACTGGCCAACTACCTGATAGCCCCAGTTGATATTTCCCCAGCGGTCTACAAATGAATCTCGGTATTCGTTATAGGAATTTCCAAAGCGCGGTTTATAAAAATCAAGGTCCCTGCGGCGGGAAAGCGTTGCATTCGCACTCACAGTATAATCAACTTGCCCGACCGAACTTTTGTAGGTCAATACCCCTTCGAGCCCGCGATGCGTATCGCTGTTCAGGTTTTCGTTTGGTAAAGTATAACCTACTTCGGATGGTAAAAGGACATCATAACGGGCAGCCGGAAGACCTTCTCTTTTGCGTTCAAAAATATCAAACTGGCCGTTTAATTTGCCTCCCAAAAGCCCAAAATCAATACCGAAGTTTGTAGAGATATTGGTGATCCAGGATAGGGTAGTAATAGGTAAACCTCTTGGCCTTACACCAATGTTATAGGTTCCGTTGAAAATAGCACTTCCCTGAAGAAAGTTGTAACCCGGTAAATAACTGAACGGGGCAACAAGAAAGTTATCATCCGCAAGCCGGTCACTACCTGTACGTCCGTAAGAAGCACGGATTTTAAGGTTGCTGAATACTTTTTCGAGTTTCCCTTTAAAGAAATCTTCTTCCGAAATCCTCCAGCCACCAGAAAAACCAGGGAAAAATCCAAACCTTTTACCGGCTGCGTAAAGGAAAGATCCATCGTAGCGGCCTACACCTTCAATCAGATATTTCTGTTTGTAATTGTAATTAACACGGCCAATATATCCGGCTCTTGCTTCTGTACTCCATTCATCAATCAGCAAATCCTGATTGGCAAATGACATGAGCGGAATGTAGTTGTTTGGCGGAACGGTATGAACAACCATGTAGGTATTGACATTATCCGATTGCTCATAAGCTGCAACGGCTGAAATTTCATGATCGCCCAATGACTTATTGTAATTAAGCTGGAATTGTGCGAAGCGGTCAACAATATTACGTTTCCTGCGTTCACGCCATGGATTCTGGTTTCCACCTCCTGCTACTACATTGTAAGTATCTGTTGCTTCATCATACTTGTAAGCATTATAAGTATATTCGAAACCATCAAAATCGAAATTGTTATAGCTGTATGAATAGGTTCCTTTCGCTTTCAGGCCAAAAGCAAAATCATATTCTGCGTAAAAATTGCCTTTAAAAACACGGTTAATCTCACTGATCGTACCCGTGATCTCCTTCTTGTAAGTAGCGGGATTTACGTTTACATTGTGGGTCTGGTTAATGTATTTGGGATTATCATTCGCATACGGGCGCTCGGTAGGCCACATTGTGAAAATACTCAGAAACGGGTTGAAATAATCGTCCAATCCAGGAACACCAGTCTGGAACCGGTCTTCTATACGTGCACTGATCTGTGCCCCGACTTTCAGCCTTTTGGTTACATTGGACTCAATGTTGGCCTGGATATTGGTACGTTTGAAATTATAATCCTTGATCAGCGCATCCTGGTTCAGATGGCCAACTGACAGGAAATAATTGACCTTTTCGGTTCCGCCTGATACGTTGGCATTCGCATAATACTGAGGCACATTGGGCCGCATGACC from Dyadobacter sp. NIV53 carries:
- a CDS encoding TonB-dependent receptor, translated to MTLIRRNSFQGLHKPLCALIVSGMLWPGEIIAASTNVETPVIKHLTSIDKTLTGKIVDEKNTPLPGVSVIVKGTSTGTTTGADGNFTLTVNDAAETLTFSFIGYTSQDAAIGNKSAFNITLVPSSEELTEVVVVGYGTQSAATVTGAVSNVQAKDLVRTPAIGTSDALVGRVQGITARKADARPGASTTIQIRNLGTPLYVIDGVPSDAANFNNLGQNDIESISILKDASAAIYGLRAANGVVLVTTKRGKAGDGPARINISGYYGLQNFTRYPKPANAYQHMRGLVESDVNQGRTPSITPEELAKWKAGTEKGYQSFNYYKMVMRPNVPQYYANANVSGGTEKVNYFLSVGHLNQDALIKDYNFKRTNIQANIESNVTKRLKVGAQISARIEDRFQTGVPGLDDYFNPFLSIFTMWPTERPYANDNPKYINQTHNVNVNPATYKKEITGTISEINRVFKGNFYAEYDFAFGLKAKGTYSYSYNNFDFDGFEYTYNAYKYDEATDTYNVVAGGGNQNPWRERRKRNIVDRFAQFQLNYNKSLGDHEISAVAAYEQSDNVNTYMVVHTVPPNNYIPLMSFANQDLLIDEWSTEARAGYIGRVNYNYKQKYLIEGVGRYDGSFLYAAGKRFGFFPGFSGGWRISEEDFFKGKLEKVFSNLKIRASYGRTGSDRLADDNFLVAPFSYLPGYNFLQGSAIFNGTYNIGVRPRGLPITTLSWITNISTNFGIDFGLLGGKLNGQFDIFERKREGLPAARYDVLLPSEVGYTLPNENLNSDTHRGLEGVLTYKSSVGQVDYTVSANATLSRRRDLDFYKPRFGNSYNEYRDSFVDRWGNINWGYQVVGQFQSQQEIEGHTVNNDGQGNRTQLPGDFIYKDVNNDGIINNLDERPIGYAEGANPYLSFALNSSVSYKGFSLFFDFAGASLQSWQRNFEMKIPYQNNGTSPEYILEDRWHREDPFDPTSEWVPGTYPAIRKDNSSHANFRKSDFWITNVRYIRLRNLELGYNFDQKVFKKIGSNGLRIYVNASNLFSIDNVKKYNIDPEISSGSALVYPQQRLFNAGFNITF
- a CDS encoding RagB/SusD family nutrient uptake outer membrane protein, whose product is MPRLSKHIILIFTILVLSGCAEDWLDRKPQNIILEDQIWNDSKLITGLLANYYDRLPYHVDLNHGSTTTATAPIKEGWQDFAAYDEAMWSNNDDARNNIVAYGFERWRYWDYGLVRDINLALENIEKFGTSLSATEKSQFSAELRFLRAFVYFELAKRMGGVPLVTKQLIYDYNGDPSYLQQPRNKEEEVYDFIASELDAIKDQLGNGVSNTRANKYTAMALKSRAMLYAGSIAKYNSRLSSPIATAGGEVGIPASRAADYYAKSLAASEEIINSGVYQLYKTNPNLGENFYDAITKKSANPEVILAQDFLVSKDKRHGFTYDNVARNVREDNLSSSSITPSLNLVEDYEYLDGTSGELKTRNTGNTDYIYYTNPQDIFANKDARLYGTIIYPGTSFRGIPVQIQAGVKVWNATSGTYQNVESNVLGSTYDDGKLLTGSSGPQRSQTEVTNSGFYLRKYVDQTAMSSTRGIRSDMWWVRFRLGEIYLNASEAALELAKTADALKYVNVVRERAGFGAGSLKTLTIQRLQNERRVELAFEDHRVWDLKRWRIAHEVWNGNTSNPDAMIYALYPYRVVRPGHESNGKYVFDKLVAPRFRAPRFFQMGNYYSSIEQLVIDNNPKIVRNPFH
- a CDS encoding arabinan endo-1,5-alpha-L-arabinosidase; translation: MVKHIACLIIFILSAGISGAQDSLQTNIPVHDPVMIRQDGIYYLFATGRGISAWSSKDMKNWKREKPVFNSPPEWAVKAVPGFKGHIWAPDISYFNGLYYLYYSISTFGKNRSCIGLATNKTLDPDHPDYEWKDHGKVIESVPGRDEWNAIDPNFILDDGQKPWLAFGSFWNGLKLVKLSEDAKSIATDLQEWHTIASVPRNGTSADSLAGNGAIEAPFIFKRNTYYYLFASYDYCCKGEKSTYKMRVGRSQKLTGPYVDKENKPMTKGGGTLLMHGDANWYGVGHNAVCTFDGKDYLIFHGYDAHDKGRSKLRVEELNWDEDGWPEVN
- a CDS encoding AraC family transcriptional regulator, encoding MAVIRKFVDGLHNGFQIPESSAEIIKKTITGIRQSTESLRVAAFITLLHQFSTISNMQPLATNNSEQIISDVEGIRMDQIFQYLVTNYKNHISLAEISGIASLTPQAFCRYFKKHTDKTFVSFLNEVRVNEACKMIVSGKFDSFSDVSYQTGFDNVTNFNRVFKKSIGKSPREYQKDFFEKIL
- a CDS encoding DUF3823 domain-containing protein, with protein sequence MKTKYNINIPLLFLAMAFSITFLSCEKDNRVEPKSVLKGRVIYDGQAVGVRSNGVQLEIWQRGYQLFTKIPVYINQDGTFSASLFDGNYKLVRLRGNGPWVDNTDTIEVELRGTKELDVPVKPYFVFKNDVYSKGEGKVSATFNLQQTDTTRTLERVNLYVGTTSILDPNNNAVNVEQLAATITDLSKPITLTTTLPAALAGRDYVFARIGVKTSGIGEMLFGATQKIQLK